The nucleotide sequence TTATAACAAAGGGGTTTAGAATCCCAGTGTGTATTTAGTTAATCAAACACACTGGGTATGGCTTCagtgttttttgtttgttattttcttccTGCTAATGTAAACAGTGAGTATGGCTTCATGCTTCAGTGTTTATTCTTAAATTATTTAGTTTGATTGGCACGGGGGTTTTGCACTTCAATTGTTATTGTAGGTTACTGGCTCATATTCTCTTCAATATGATAGTACATCATGGGGGTAAGATGGTGTATAAGAATAGTCCTCCTAAAGTGGAATATGTTGGAGGGGATGTGAGCACTTGGCAAGATTGTAATTCAGAGAGGTTTTCTTTGATTGAAATATTGAAATGTTTGAGAGAGATTGGGTATAATAGTATGAGGAACTGTTCCTTCTTGATGCCAGGGCATAGTATTGAGGATGGTTTAAGGCCTCTTAGGAATGACCAAGATGTTCTTCGAATAATTGAAGTGACGCAGAGAAAGGATCATGTACATGTATATGTTGAGCATCCAGTGGAGATACCAATATTCTACGAAGGTCGAATTCTTGATCTTCGAGGATGAGTCTTAGCATGGTTTAGAGGCAGATTCTGGGCATGATATCCAACATGAATCTGAGTAACAAGATGAAGAGACTCCTGAAGTAGTTGTGGAGAAAGAGTTTCCTAAAGTAGTTTTGGATGGATATTAGTGCACCATGTGATTTTTTTTAGCATATGGTtacaagatgatgatgaatgttTATTTTTGATGATTTTCGTTTGTTACAAGTgactaaaaattttaaaaatgtcaatAAAATCCGTGTTAGCAAAAAACATTGATATGTGACCGCGATTAGTCGTGTCAGTAATTTATGgctgaaattgaaaaaattaaaaatattaggtaatctaattataaattttttttctttcggtGAACCAATTATAAACAACTCAATCTTTGAGTCGTCTATCCTATCCGTATTTTTCTCCCTTTAACAACGTTACGTGGGCACGTGAGCTTATATGCGCGTATATTAAAATCAAGGCTACAATGGGAAAGCTAcagattataatattattatacgAACAAATTAGAATTCGATATTTCTGAATCGCCAAAAAGACATAATCGCCGCGAATTGTGAATTTGTAATGGGAGAAGAAGAACATCGAATCTCTCTCGCAGCTCCTTCAATCTTCCTCATCGCTATTATCTTCCATTCCCTTTCCAGGTGGCTTGAACGCTTGAAGAAGGTAAGACTTGGAGAAATCGCATCATTCTCGATTTCAATTATGTATTGCCCGTCTGTTAATTGGGATTTTTCGCTGTAGCAGAGAGGATCCAAGAATGATCGGGGGATGCAGTTGACTGGGGAAATAAAGCAACTCTTGAAAGAGGCCAGCTGCTTGTCAGGGTGAGTGAAATCTCAAGTGCTTTGCAATTCAATGGATGCGTATTAGATTGAAACTTTGTACTGTAGTTTATAGATATAGAATCATCCGCTAATGGAGTTTCATGAAGCTGCCTCTCTAAGATTGTTGCTGCTCTGAATTTGTAATTATTaatgtttatttgtttaattcTCGGAGCTTGTGTGTGGAAGGAAACTGGTATTTAGCTTTCCAAACTTTCGGATAATAATCGTAACTCTCTTTACATGCCATCCGTGAGTCTTGTGAAATCAGTTGGGACATATTGTGCACTTTTGgcaatttaaatttattttttttaatgcaactaCTAATGTCGATTTAAATGAATTGTGAGATGCAGTCCATCCACATTTGCTCAGGCTGCAAAACTTAGGAGGTTGGCCGCTGCTAAGGAAAAGGAACTTGCAAGATGTGAGACTGTTGCATTGTTCATACATTTCTATCAGATTTATCTGcttaggtgtatatatgtggttaCATGAACATTGCTGTTAATAACCATTGCGGGATTCTTCTTAAAAGTGCATTACTTAATTATGCAATTGGATTTCCTTGTCTGTTGGTTCCTAGCATGTCATAGGAGGGATATAGAATGTTGAGAAGCAAATACCATAAGCTGTTAGAGTGATTATTTAACTTAGTCCGGAAAGAGGACTGCGACTTTTCAGGTGTTCATGTATTTATGTTGACTTGCAATAGCAAATTCTATTTGCAAAGCCATAATTTGATCTGAAATAAGCAGAAAAAGGGTTTTCTGATTAGTTTTAGAAGTTACATAGTGTTTGAAACTTTAAGGGAGGTGTTGTGCTTTTGACTACATTTGTTGGTggcgttttttttttccaaattatttTTCCATCGGTCGTAATAGTTCTATAGCTTTAACACATTGCCTTGACATTCAGATCAGGAGTTGCGCAGCAAGGAGATGAAACTATCTTATGACTTGTATCTGAAAGTTCTTTCTACCTTGAAGGTGATTGTGGGTGTGTGAAGATTGGCTAGTATGTTCTCTACTTCCTTTACAAAGCCTTGACATCTGTTCAATCATCTGTACAGGTTGTGACCTATCTTGTGCTGATTTTCTGGTTTTGGAGAAAACCAGTGGCTGCTGTATCTCAGCAACTTGTACAACCATTCGGTAACATGTTTCTCAACTAGTTGCATTGCTATTTTAGGTTCTGCTTACATTTTCCGGTTAGCTTTATTACTTCAAGTGCCATGTAAACATTTATTATGAGCCCCATCTTCTGCTATACTATGCTATTTgtgaaggaaaggaaaagggaaATCTTCAACAATAGTGAAGTTAGGAAATTGCGAGTATATTATTTGAGGAAACAACACTGAATTATTTGAGAAACCAGTACAATCATTCAATATGTTAATTAATTTGCAGGTAAGGTGTTAACCTGGTGGGGTGGAGGCATCTTGAATGGCAATGTTATGGTGAGTGAATTTGAAACCTTTCCTGTTCTGTTATAGACCACTGCATAGAGAAATGGTGTCCTTAAATTAGAGCAAATGAACACAAGTACACCTTTCCCTCTCAATATTGCTTTGACAATTTTTATGCTGACACTATTACTTTCAGTATCTATTGTGCTTCAAGTAATTGACCTACCTCAACAGACTCTCGGATACACATTGCACCTTCACCACTAATGAATGGACAGGGCTATTAGAACTACTTTTCATATCATGAAAACCCATGTGTTGCTTACTCGGAGTAGGATGAGAAACTTGGATCATGTACTTAGAGGAATCTGATGGCTTTCTACTGATGCACTGATTATACTACCACTTTTGACTGCATGTCATGATCTTGTCTATTAGGGTTTATAAAATGTGTGTCAACTTTGACTATAAAGGGTGATTATAATGTTCTATGGATATTTATAAGTTGGAAGTATGATCCATGCTCATGTGACTTAACATGGCATGAAGTGGAATTTGGATCATTTAGTAAGGGTCTGATATATTTGCGAATGATTGTTGCAGGTTGGGATTGTCCCTTGGTTGATACTGTCCACGAGGGTTAGCAAGTTTGTTTGTCGACTTGTCCAATAGAGAGAGGAATACAGTGCTCCATGATTCTTTGATGCCATAGTGATAGTATGGCTGGTTCTGAAGTCTGTTCCTGCATAATTGGCACTGTTGCCTTGCTTGATGGGGTCTTCCTTTGTTTGTTtgggtgggtgggtgggtgggtggTAGGGGGAGTGTCATACTCATTCAGTccgtatgtatgtatgtatatttggtCTTGCGAGTATTCAGCATAAATCAGCATCTTCTTGAGAAACTCTAATCGTTGGATTAATTACAAATAATTCAAACATGTGAAGCGTGGATCTGTTAAACTTATTGGGCCCTTAACCcaaccccctaaaaggcctattaaggagTTGAAGGAACCCTcaatttaaaccacacaccagccctttttcccaatcgatgtgggatattcAACACCCACCAGCCCTTCTtcccaatcgatgtgggatattcAACACCCGCCCGCACGTGTGTGGGCTGTGAGCCCAATGCCTCACCTGGGCCTGCTCACACCACACACACGTGGAGTTTTACATCGCATTGggctggctccgataccatgttaaacttATTGGGGCATTTGAGGAAACTCGGTTCATCCTTCTTCATGTCAAGCATATATGGAATTCAAATTCCATATGTAAACACCATTTTATTCTAGATGGATttgaaaaataccaaaaaaaaaatagtaatttgtaaagatgttttttcttttcttttttaacattttcattttGACTGTCaaattattttcatatatagAAACAAATTCCTTAAGAAAATAATCCACTCTATAAACAAATGTGGTAGCACCCAGctcttcaatccaaacaaaacTTTAAAGTAAAAACATTTTgttgaagaaaacaaacaatccTTTATTCCTTTTTGTATGTCGAACAAGGATGAAGTCCAGGGATACGCCGGTAATTTCGCGAAACTGTCTATATCTGTTCattggaaataaataaataaaaatataaatataaaagcaACGCTAGGAGGAGCACGCCAAGTGCTAGGAAACTAGGGTTAGGCTTTGCTGCGAATCGAGTCGGGCCGAATCAATCGAAGTAGAAGAAGGTGCGTCTTGGAGAAGCTCAGGACGTGCACGTGACCATGTACGGGCCAAGAGGGTAAGTTTTCTGTCCTGTTTGTATATCTCGATGGATTATAAGATTTTTTGGTTATGGTTTTTGATTGTTGAATTCAATGCTTCtagcgatgtgagatttttgttTGTCTGTTGTGTTTTACTAGTTAATAATGGTTGATTGAAGGGAGAAACTTCTGATTTTAGAATATGTTCCTAATTGTGGGTGGGGACGTTTGTAGTGAAATAATATTCGAGCCTCTAAAAGCTGTAGGTGTAAATCTCGGACACGCTAATCCCATCTTAaactggaattttttttttctgtgccTTTTGCCAGTACTTTCAACTTGCTTTGTTAATCGTCTATTCATGAATCATGCTTTGCTAATCAACATTGGATTACATCATATGTTAAAGGTGGTGTTACATGAACAATAGTCATGTGGAGGGGAGTGTCAACTGAAGCATGAATGCATATGAACCAACACTTTGTAATTTGTTATTCTTAGTGACAGCTTGATGCTTTAGATAGGCATGAGTTTTATGAATCTTATAATTGCTACTATAGTTGTGCATATTTGGTTAGAATTGATATCATGTGGGTGGGTATGTTCTATGTTTTATGTGCTTTTCGTATAATATGGGGTGCACTTGCTTTTCCATATTAGGAGAGTTTTAGAATTGATAAGGTGGGGCTTAGGCTATATAGGTGTCAGGGAAACATGGGTTGGGCATGGTTTTATTAACAGGTTGAGTGGggatttttttgcttttgggtATGGATAATTGAAGGGCATTGTTGGGAAGCGGGGGGGTTTCGGACGGGTACGAGGTCGGCTCAAAGAGACAAAGAATGATGGGATCAAATCCCTACTTCGCAGTGAGCAGCGGGCCGAGTGGATTTCAACCTTATGGCTATGGTGGTGGCTTTCAACCCCCTCCTTTTCCGGTGGTTCGTCTCAGGGGGCTTCCATTCAACTGCACTGATATTGACATATTTAAGTTCTTTGCTGGACTGGACATTGTGGACGTGTTATTGGTCAACAAGAATGGAAGGTTCACAGGAGAAGCATTTGTTCTCTTTGCTGGACCTATGCAGGTGGAGTTGGCTTTGCAGAGAGATCGATTAAACATGGGGCGGAGGTACGTTGAAGTTTTCAGGTGCAAGAGACAGGACTATTACCATGCTGTGGCGACAGAAGTCAATTATGAAGGAATATATGACAATGATTATCATGGAAGTCCTCCCCCATCTCGAGCGAGGAGGTTTTGTGATAAGGATCAATTGGAATGCACTGAAATTCTGAAGATGCGTGGTCTCCCATTCTCAGTGGCACAATCAGAAATAGTCCAATTCTTTAAAGACTTCAAGCTGGTAGAAGATAGGGTACACATTGCGTGCCGTCCGGACGGGAAAGCTACTGGCGAGGCATATGTTGAGTTTGTTTCTACTGAGGAGGCTAAGAGAGCAATGAGCAAGGACAAGATGATGATTGGGAGAAGGTATGTGGAGCTGTTTCCTTCAACACCAGATGAAGCTAGAAGGGCAGAGTCAAGATCAAGGCAGTGAAAAGGCCATAGCCTGTGAATTGTCCTTTCTGTCTATTGGTGAATCCACTTTTTTATGATGCCAAAGCTTTGTTGTTTTATGGTATTAACTATTAAGATATTGATTAGAATATGTACTCTCTTTTAAGTGGCGGAGTTCAAGTTTTAGTGGTTGATGAAGTTTGAGCTTGATCTAGAATGATAATTTTTTGGCATGGTTATTTCTATGGCTTAAAATGAATGGTAGGGTTGGATGGTGGGTGAGAAAAAATGGGCTTTTGTTGCATGACCTCTTTTCCCACCATATAAAAAGGTCATGCAACAAATCCATTGAGTTCTTTCGAGCATTTGGAGAGGTAAAGgttcatatattaatttttgtgtGCCCATTTTCATCTTTACCAAGGCTTGGCTTCTTTAAGCAAAACTCGCCAACACCGGTTAACAAGATATACAAGGGTCCACTATAAATACTAAACCCTCGATTCATTCCATAAGACAATGATGTGCCATAAAAAAGCTGTCGCCTTCTAAATAACATGCCCAACCAGTTCAAAATTCATAAATGGTTTCACAAGAAAATGAGGGTTTAATAACTTTTCTAGTGCTTGAGGATTGTGCCTACTCCAAAAGCACCGGAAATCATCACGATCTCCTGAGCCAAATCCTTGTTTATTGAGAATTAAAACACTTTAGCTGAACAAAGTAACTCTCATGTCTCTAggcccagcccaccttcctccTCGGAATTGTCAGGCAAGTCAGTTTCTGGGAAAAACTCTTCATCCGGATAGATTTTCTGAAAGAGCTGAGGAAGTAAACACGCCAGTACCAAATTCCAGTCAGTATAGGGTATAATCTTAACATGTAGAATGTGACACGATAGAAATCTTTTAAAAAAGGCACGAAACAGTGAAGATTActatgggcttgtttgggaatgctgtgaggtgctgtgaggtgtggtgtggtgctgtgagttataaaactgtggtgctgtgaggtgagttgaaacgcaaaaagctgtttggcgcataatttttaaaactgtggtgtggtgCGGTGTGAtactgtgaggtgcgtttggcgtatctaaattacggttatattagatgactaataatattaatataaaatcacttaaggtttaccttgtacattaatctaaaataaaataattgacctaatttgattacgtaggacaagtcaacatataatgtaagtgtttgggagtgtggtgaggtgcggtgaggtaaaaagttgtggtgctgtgaggtgagttggaacgcaaaagctgtttggcgtgtcacaaaaaactgtggtgctgtgaggtgtgttgcaactgaacacagttgcaacacactcCCAAACTCATACTATATGAATAAACAAGTTTTAATGCACTTCGCCCGTTAACAAATCAATGATGGCCACCAGAGGGAAATTTGCTAAAGATTGTGACATAAAGGACTCCATTAAGATacttgtgcaatgtgaaacagGTGATTTCAAGATGAAATACCTTCAAAGTAGCATCTAAAAGATTGTTGTAGCTCAACTTCCCATCTGGCATTGGAGCAGAACTGATAAAATCATGTTCAACctgaaatacaaataaaattggTTTAAACAAGTGTCCAAGATCAATATTGCACATACATAGAGATATTCAGCAATCTTGAACTTGACACACTAATTACTAGGCAGATATTTTAGGGGTCCATTATTTCCTGTTGCGAATTGAAGTAGATGCTCAAAATTTATTTCTTGCcctaaatttaaaacataagaaCCCACCCACTTTACTGCCCCAAGGCCAGCAATAAGAAAAAGAAGGCACAAGCCATAGAAATGTAATATATCGACTtacaaagaaaatttgaatgCAGCTTACCATACTGAGCTCCTGAACATATAATGCACTCCaaagcaaagtggaccgtactTCTTTGTTGTGACTATTTTCACACTCTACCGAAGAGTTACCATCAGGATTTACAGGAGCAGGAATGGTAAGCAATGTATTAATGGCTAAACGAAGTAATTCTTTCCCTTGATTGCCTTCATCACACAAAGTTGAAAGATACAACACAAACCTGAAGTCGAGAAACgcacatacacacacaaatgtCAACCCATGCGCCCCAAATTCTTCTGAACAGAAGTCACAACAATGTTATGTTACATCCTTTCTATCTACACATCCAACTTCTAGAGGTCCATAGTGCTGCAAACATATCTTATGCCAAATTGAACTGGAGAAGCAACAGTGTACTTTAGGGTGGGCAGGTGAGGACCAAAGCTTTTAGCACTCTTAAATTGCCATTTATGTTGTACGAACATTCCATTAAAGAAGTGCAAGCACAGTATCTCCCCCTTCTAATctgtttgggttgcacccccttggtgcttgaataaattgttttttcattcaaaaaaagaagtgCAATCACAGGaatccagagagagagagagagagagagagagagagaatgctTTTAAAAATCACAAAGCAAAGTAtccataatattttatttttcataattgcTTCACTCACTAGCAATACCAAAAGCACGAAGTTCAAGAAGgggaaaatcaaaattttaaatttatgcaAACTATTGAGACTTACATGCCTGGAGGACAAACAGCTAGATTTCGCCCTATCTGGAGAACTCTGATTGAAGTAGTTTGATCCGGGTGCAAGGCTGCTTGGGGGGAAAAAGAGCAAGCACTAGagtaaataattttatatgagGAACTACTGACAAAGCAGCACTCCTTCCTTAATCTTTAAATTAATTTGGCGGGAGAAATTGATGCAGATCTTACATCTAGGAGGATATATGACCAGGCAATTTGATATATCTGGCTTCAAGGCCCTCCTTGTAATGCATATTGCCCTAGCAACCTTCCCACTACAATCTTTGAGACTTACATGTTGATGGCCGACCAA is from Tripterygium wilfordii isolate XIE 37 chromosome 14, ASM1340144v1, whole genome shotgun sequence and encodes:
- the LOC120015384 gene encoding uncharacterized protein LOC120015384, with the protein product MGEEEHRISLAAPSIFLIAIIFHSLSRWLERLKKRGSKNDRGMQLTGEIKQLLKEASCLSGPSTFAQAAKLRRLAAAKEKELARYQELRSKEMKLSYDLYLKVLSTLKVVTYLVLIFWFWRKPVAAVSQQLVQPFGKVLTWWGGGILNGNVMVGIVPWLILSTRVSKFVCRLVQ
- the LOC120014678 gene encoding heterogeneous nuclear ribonucleoprotein F isoform X1; translation: MYGPRGALLGSGGVSDGYEVGSKRQRMMGSNPYFAVSSGPSGFQPYGYGGGFQPPPFPVVRLRGLPFNCTDIDIFKFFAGLDIVDVLLVNKNGRFTGEAFVLFAGPMQVELALQRDRLNMGRRYVEVFRCKRQDYYHAVATEVNYEGIYDNDYHGSPPPSRARRFCDKDQLECTEILKMRGLPFSVAQSEIVQFFKDFKLVEDRVHIACRPDGKATGEAYVEFVSTEEAKRAMSKDKMMIGRRYVELFPSTPDEARRAESRSRQ
- the LOC120014678 gene encoding heterogeneous nuclear ribonucleoprotein F isoform X2; its protein translation is MQVELALQRDRLNMGRRYVEVFRCKRQDYYHAVATEVNYEGIYDNDYHGSPPPSRARRFCDKDQLECTEILKMRGLPFSVAQSEIVQFFKDFKLVEDRVHIACRPDGKATGEAYVEFVSTEEAKRAMSKDKMMIGRRYVELFPSTPDEARRAESRSRQ